AATTGCAAAGCTGGTAGAGGAATACACAAAGCTGCATTATGATTTTGAAGCAAAGATGAATGCAGGCGGCATTTCCATAGAGGAGCAGAGAGCCTTCAATGAACAGATGAAGGCAAAGGGCGAAGCAATCAGAACCAATAAGCTGGCATCTGATTTGTACGTTGCGGAACAGAATTTCAATAACTTCGTAAATTCCGTATTCAACATCATCACAGCAACCCTGACAGGCGAAGAACCCGAACAGGGCGGCGGCTGCGATCCCAGCTGCTGCTCCTCCTGCGGCGGCGGCTGCCACTGATTCAAATAGAAATAAAGGAAGAAAAGCCCGAATAGAGAATCCGTTCTTTATTCGGGTTTGCTTGCAGAAAAAGGAGAAGGAGGACAACATCCATGGCGAAAATCACACCCATGATGCAGCAATACTTTGAAATTAAAGAACAATATAAGCATTG
This genomic stretch from Anaerotignum faecicola harbors:
- a CDS encoding YlbF family regulator; protein product: MATIFEMARALGEELQKTPQVEALVAAKAAYESDPEIAKLVEEYTKLHYDFEAKMNAGGISIEEQRAFNEQMKAKGEAIRTNKLASDLYVAEQNFNNFVNSVFNIITATLTGEEPEQGGGCDPSCCSSCGGGCH